One Candidatus Limnocylindria bacterium DNA segment encodes these proteins:
- a CDS encoding MFS transporter: MTRRSLLVAFSVAHFAHHVTNSLLSALLPFISAAFGLSYTSAGFLVSAYSIASGMTNAPLGVLADRIGARRVIVWGLVLIGLSSIAIGLSSEYWQLLAFLAVMGIASGTYHAPASALIAEMFSSRRGMAMGTHTTAGHLSFFAAPLVAGILATAGTWRTPYIAFAIAPIACALLLWRVAPMGTRSTGRHGWLATGGDIAMVARRVGALVSLSIVFQVVISAAMAFLSTYLVDARGMSPGVAAALFGVPQLAGLIGAPMAGTLSDRFGRRIVLLLGLALMGPAAWALTVVPNELVFLPLLLIGISFSIRATTTEVLIVDNTPAERRSTVLGTYYLVNQPVGGVAAPIFGGIAGAIGMAAAYGWLAVIFLVLSAIALVAAWPTARALRRAPS; the protein is encoded by the coding sequence TTGACCCGGCGCTCACTTCTCGTCGCGTTCAGCGTCGCCCACTTCGCGCATCACGTCACGAACAGCCTGCTCAGCGCGCTGCTTCCGTTCATCAGTGCCGCGTTCGGATTGTCGTACACGAGCGCCGGGTTCCTGGTGAGCGCGTACTCGATCGCGTCCGGCATGACGAACGCGCCGCTTGGCGTCCTCGCCGACCGGATCGGCGCGCGGCGCGTCATCGTCTGGGGCCTCGTTCTCATCGGCCTGTCGAGCATCGCGATCGGCCTGTCTAGCGAGTACTGGCAGCTGCTGGCGTTCCTCGCGGTCATGGGGATCGCGAGCGGCACGTATCACGCGCCGGCCTCGGCGCTCATCGCCGAGATGTTCTCCTCGCGCCGGGGCATGGCGATGGGCACGCACACGACCGCCGGGCATCTGTCGTTCTTCGCCGCGCCGCTCGTCGCGGGCATCCTGGCGACCGCGGGCACGTGGCGAACGCCGTACATCGCGTTCGCGATCGCGCCGATCGCATGCGCGCTGCTGCTATGGCGCGTCGCGCCGATGGGCACGCGCTCGACCGGCCGTCACGGCTGGCTCGCCACCGGCGGCGACATCGCGATGGTGGCGCGACGCGTCGGAGCGCTCGTCTCGCTGTCGATCGTATTCCAGGTCGTGATCTCCGCCGCGATGGCGTTCCTCAGCACGTACCTCGTCGACGCGCGCGGGATGTCGCCAGGCGTCGCCGCGGCACTGTTCGGTGTGCCGCAGCTTGCGGGTCTCATCGGCGCGCCGATGGCCGGGACGCTGTCCGACCGCTTCGGACGGCGCATCGTGCTCCTGCTCGGGCTCGCGCTCATGGGCCCCGCCGCGTGGGCGCTCACCGTCGTCCCGAACGAGCTGGTCTTCCTGCCGCTCCTGCTGATCGGAATCTCGTTCTCGATCCGCGCCACGACGACCGAGGTGCTCATCGTCGACAACACGCCCGCCGAGCGACGATCGACCGTGCTCGGCACCTATTACCTGGTCAATCAGCCTGTCGGCGGCGTGGCCGCCCCGATCTTCGGCGGCATCGCCGGGGCGATCGGCATGGCCGCCGCATACGGCTGGCTCGCCGTGATCTTCCTGGTCCTTTCG
- the panC gene encoding pantoate--beta-alanine ligase yields the protein MKVLHSVADVRAWRAGAGRVGFVPTMGALHAGHISLVERAARENDASIASIFVNPTQFGPTEDFAAYPRKEAEDIALLESHGCAAAFVPPVAEIYPPGDATRITPGPIAAPLEGAARPGHFVGVATVVAKLLAIVRPDSAFFGQKDFQQLRVLQTIARDLRLGADIIGCPTVREPDGLAMSSRNAYLTPEQRRDAVALSRGLFAARELWEKGVREPERLTDAVRRYTDGPGISLEYVSAADPFTLTELHAPADSAVISLAARVGKARLIDNVLLGIDLADLR from the coding sequence TTGAAGGTCCTTCATTCGGTCGCCGACGTGCGCGCATGGCGCGCGGGCGCAGGTCGTGTCGGCTTCGTGCCAACGATGGGCGCGCTGCACGCCGGCCACATCTCGCTCGTGGAGCGCGCCGCGCGTGAGAACGACGCCTCGATCGCATCGATCTTCGTGAATCCGACGCAGTTCGGTCCGACTGAGGACTTCGCCGCCTACCCGCGGAAGGAGGCCGAGGACATCGCACTGCTCGAGAGCCATGGATGCGCGGCCGCCTTCGTCCCGCCCGTGGCCGAGATCTATCCACCCGGCGACGCGACGCGCATCACTCCCGGACCGATCGCCGCCCCGCTCGAGGGCGCGGCGCGCCCCGGTCATTTCGTCGGCGTCGCGACGGTCGTCGCGAAGCTGCTCGCGATCGTGCGGCCCGACAGCGCGTTCTTCGGGCAGAAGGACTTCCAGCAGCTGCGCGTGCTGCAGACCATCGCGCGCGATCTCCGGCTTGGCGCTGACATCATCGGTTGTCCCACCGTGCGCGAGCCGGACGGCCTCGCGATGTCGTCACGCAACGCGTATCTCACACCTGAGCAGAGGAGAGACGCGGTCGCGCTCTCGCGCGGTCTCTTCGCGGCCCGCGAGCTGTGGGAGAAGGGCGTGCGCGAGCCAGAGCGCCTGACCGATGCGGTGCGCCGGTACACGGATGGACCGGGCATCTCGCTCGAGTACGTCTCGGCCGCCGATCCGTTCACGCTCACGGAGCTCCACGCGCCGGCGGACAGCGCGGTCATCTCGCTCGCCGCGCGTGTGGGCAAGGCGCGGCTCATCGACAATGTGCTCCTGGGCATCGACCTGGCGGACCTCCGTTGA